The genomic region TAAAAATATtgccgtcatccacgagagtttgcatctctaccttgctctctaccttccgcatttatattaagtatttaagtttcaatcttatctttctagttagattatcttggattgaaacttagactttgcagtagagatagcaacacatagACAAAATCAAGTTTGCATATTCTAGATTGTTTAATTGTATAGGTTTTGCTATATGGATTTATTTATGGCCTAGTTTAGAAAGAATTTTTAAAAGTcttaattcaccccctctcttaGGCGTCATCGTTTCCTTTATATGATACTCCCTCTGTCCCAGTATATAAAGCATAACCACCTctgattcaacgactaagaaatatATTTAATTATTTATATACCACCACGTATTTATAGAGAGAGCACGTCTTTATATTATGGGACGAAGGGAGTATATAACAACCGTAACAAAGTACGAACAACTGGCTAGTGATATATAACAACCATAGCGAAGCACGAGCAAATAGCTAGTAGTCTCTATAAATAGAATGGGGGTTGTTCAAACCAACCATCCATTCAAGTGCTTTTATTTTCTCTATAGGTAGCTTTAGATCTAATTCTCTGTAACAGGTGTAAGACAACATCTTGTTCAAATCAAAATTAAGCAATATTGTTCTAAAAAAGTGTGTCCAAAATCTTGTTTGAGTTTATTTTGATTTGTAGTTTTTGGTTTTTTCTCTAgttcgtctccttgcttctgtttgATGGATTTTGTGTTCCAGCAGTCTTAGGGTTTATTTGAGGGCTTGAATGCACACAAGGAACCCAATTGAAtagatctgccaataatttggtCTGATTCAACTTTAGCATGAGAATCCAACCCTCTAAAGAAAATTTCAGAAAACCCTTTTTCGAGAGGCAGATTTTGAAATTGATGGAGATTGGGAGAGTTCTGGATGTTGGTGCTCTAAGGATCTCAACACTCATGGGAACATCTATGCAGAGTGGTTTGAGTTAACTTGGTTGAGTTTTGGTTTTTTTGTTAAATTTTCAAAGACCTCTTCATGCAAGCGAGACAAGTCCAGTGAGAGATGTTAGCAGCACCGTGGTGTGCCAACCTAGTCTGGTGTGTGGCCATGTGGCTCTATTGAGTATGTTTTGCACTAATGTTTCTTGTGAGCGATCCGATCGGACAAGTCTTGTGTAGAAATCAGACCTGTCCGGCATGAACACATGAGGATACGAATACAGAAATAGAGGTTGTGTAGTGAGATAAAGGGGACATACAGAAACATTATCTTGACGATGATGTACATGAGAAAGACCGTCGGAAAAGACCTCTTCCACACCGGTAGGGGTGTCAGGAAGTGTGAACTAGTGAAGGTTTGAATGTTTAGATTACACCTCATATCCATATTCAAGTAGAGAGGGTGATACTACAATATGAAGAAAGACGAGCGAATTAGAGAGTTATGAATGTGAATGAACCCATCCACCTCTCTACTTATATGTCATATTctagttttttttaattttagacGATAGTTACCAGCCGACAGAACCTGCCAATGCAATAATCAGTGCCAATTGGTTCATCCTTAATATGATCGATACCAATTGGGCCTATTGGCCAGGAATCAAGAGGTACGACCGGCCAAATGAACACTAATTGAGCCTATCGGCCAGGACTCAAGAGGTACAACTGGCCAAATGAACACTAATTGAGCCTATCGGCCAGGACTCAAGAGGTACGACCGGCCAAATGAATCGACTAAAGTTACCGAGACAAGTAGTACGGACAGCCAGCTTGCCTAGGTCAGTGGTCGGGTTCAAATGCGGTGTCAACCTAAGGAGAATGCATCCTTACAATTAACCAAGACACAAATTTAAAAAATTTCTATAAAAATAACATAGATCACACGTGATACTTTATATAAAAAGTATAGGCTAATCCAACAGACTCGGTATAGACCGAATAAAGAGTAAAAAAGGATATCCAAAAATGGAGAGCGAAAGTGGAAGGATAGAGAACCACTAAATTTAAAGAGTCGTTTATAAAGTCTATTGGAAACACTTTTCTTCTAacataggtgagtgcccgtgcgttgcaacggaattatataataccatgataacctTTGTACTGTAGGATTAGTATGCGAATAAATTGGTGTTGTGCATAATGACTATTTTAAAGATTGTAAACTGAATCTTGTAAACTGAAGATTGTACATTAGAGATTGTAACCTGAAGCTAAATTGAAGCTTGTAAGCTGAATTCAAGATTGTAAACTGAAGCTTGTAATGTGAATTGAAGTCAGTATAAGGGATGTTTAGAGATTGTCATTGACAAAATATTGGCCACAATATTTAATATAAACATGACAAATTCTTAATAAGAAATGGCTTGTATGTGTCTGTCGTCATCCCCTTGCGTGGCCAGTGTGGTGCCCTCTTGATCCATCTTAGGCATGATCAATCACTATACACCATCTACATCCGCAATCTGCCCGTGGTCGACGACGATTTTGCTTCTTCTCCCTGATAGTTTCTGCAAACACATTGTCAAGATTTTGTGCTAGCATTATTGTAAATAAGCAGATTTCATGGAAGGCAAAATCAAGGTGTTGCCATCATAAATAAGCCAACCTCTCATATAAAATACTATGAACAGAGCAATCAGGTCTGTAACAGGAAAAATAAGAGAGGAAACATAGCATAATACTTTAtaccatgattaagaagtaatAGTGGCAAATACTTTATAGCATAATTACAAGGACAAAGATTCTTCGCTTTTTCGCCAACAAATCTGAATTATCTTGAAGAATGGAAGGATAGAAAAAATTCCAATGACCGTTGAACACGATTCGATCTGGCGTTAAATAATCAAGAATTTCTCTATCTTTTTACCAAAAGTATCCAACAGTCTATGGCTTATTTGATCATTAGCCATTGAGAAGTCAAAGATATATCTTCCATCAATAGAAAAAGAATAAGTATTCATTTGATCTTGATCCTTGTGCAGCGAATGAAGAGGGCAGCAACACAATACCTAAATGTTCCAAAATGGTCAGATATGCAGGGATCAAGGAATTCAAATCAAGCTAAGAAATCAACTATAGTGTGAAATGCATATTCGGTTGCATGCTACTTTTTGAGGATTTCCATTTTATCCAAATGTAGGCTCCCTAAAAGGCTAATTCGGAAAGGGAACATTACCATGATAGCTCAAAGTTGAACTGCCTATGTAACACTGCCAATGCTCACGCTCAAATGAGGTAAACCACGGGGGGAAATTATCTACCTTTGACATGATGGCACCTTGGTATACACCACCAATCCACAAGTTCAATTCACTCAACCAATCGCAGCTCAACAACCCTCCGACTTATCATCCTTGAGAACTTGGAACTACTACCTAATCCTAATATTCAAATAAATTATCATACCAAGACCACGCGCTGCCACATCTGTGGCAGCCATTATGGGGGCTCTTGCCATTCTTAAACTCTGCAAGAACATAGTCCCGTTCAGCTTGAGCTTTATCATCATGTATAGATAATGCTGGCCACCCATCCATTCTAAGCTGTCGGGTGATCTTATCGCAATCCTTTTTTGTTTGGAAGAATATCAAGATACGGCTCCCATCCATTAGATCAGACAAGAGCTTACTGAGTCTGTGGGAAAGAGGTGAAAATCAACTCACACCGTGTCCATTTGTAATAGAAAGTATCATAGTAAGTGAGCATAAAAGTTTTTAGTCAAAAGACCGTCAACCATACATACCTTGGAtacttctcatggtctgaaataaCTTCAACAATTTGTTGTATGAATGATTAGTTTTAAGTTTAGGTGAGTCTATGATTACATGCATTACAATATAAGCTAAAAGTTAAGAGAAGGGCTGTCAAAATCAATTCAATACAACATGGCAATAAAAGAACCAGAAAATAACAATAACAGCAGAGATCTGATTAGTTTGTAAGGATTTTGCAGAAACTGTCTTGCTAAGGCTTCAACTTCTCTAGGCCATGTGGCACTCCAGTACAAGGTTTGCCTGTCTGGGCGGATCTAAGGATAGCAGAAGTGTTGGACGGAAAGAGTTTTTCCTTCGATGCCTATATACAAACTAATCAGTGCCTTATATTTACAGTGCCCATAACTGATTCCCTAACAAATTAGCAACTTATCCTAAGCTCCCCTAGCTCTAATCAGTCGACTATTTGCTATCCTTGTGCCACACCCTAGTTAGTGTTAGGACCGTGCAATTCGTCCTGGTCTTATTGTTGTGGCTTGCTGCTCCTAGACTTGATGTTGTGGCTGTAGGTGTGGCCCACGAAGGCATCGACAATAGGCTCATGCAGTGGTACTTCAGAGGAAAAGAAACAACAGGAACAAGAACATCTACATATTGGAACAGGCTCGTGCCTAGTGTAGATGGGATCATTGTTCCAAAGAGAAACTGATTGAGAGAACATTCATAAAAGAAGATAATTAAAATATATATAGCATTTAATATATACTGAAATCTGCATATATAGTGGCAGCAAAATGATGTTCTGCATTCCACAGGATGGTTAAGATTCCAAATGAAAAGATGACTGCATAAGCTGATGGATGGATGGGTGGTGAACAATTGCGGTGAAACCTGAAAGGATACTACTGATGCTGCACTGCACACAGCACAGCTGCACCCGaaacgcacgcacgcacgcgacAGGCGACAGCGCCAGTAGAGGCCCGGGCTTACATAAAGGGCAGCCACTCCGGCCCCGACCGCTTCTTCGCAAACCTCCCCTCTCCCATCGACTTACTCCGTCGTCCGTCGCACTGCCACGGATCACCCTCTTCCTTCGTCTTCCTCCACAAAACCTATAGTGCTGGTGCGCCGaggagctagctagctagcccgGCCGGCCGGCGCCATGCCTCCCGTGAAGGCCGAGGACCTGGTTGTGCACGCCGTCAAGGAGCAGTTCGCCGGCCTCGACTACTGCATCACCAGCCCCCCCCCGCCATGGAGTACGTTATTAAAGCTCTGCCTGCCACCATTTGGTTCTGTTCGGTTTGCTTAGATTGCCACCCGCCTACACGCACTGACTGATGACTGATGTCGGTCGATGGTCTCTCTGTGGGCGCTGAACCGCTTGTCGTTTCGTGCTCTGCTGTAGTCACGACGGTGCTCGTTGGCTTCCAGCACTACCTGGTcatgctcggcaccaccgtcctcATCGCCACCATCATCGTCCCGCTCATGGGCGGCGGCATGTGAGACTGACTTTCCTTCTTCTTCATTCCCCTTTATTTCGTCGTTTTCCTGGACCTGGACGGACGGGCACTGATCGATGAGCGCACGGACACATGCAGGCCGAGAAGGCGATCGTGATCTAGACCATCCTCTTCCTCTCCGGGATCAACATGCTGCTGCAGGTCCACTTCGGCACGCGGCTCCCCGCCGTGATGAGCGGCTCCTACACCTACATCTACCCGGTCGTGGCCATCATCCTGAGCCAACGATACGCGCTCCTCATCGACCCTCTCGAGGTGCGTAGCGCAACTGCACGCTCACGTCTCCGAGGGTCGCTTCTGTGCTTCCTCTCTTCTCTCTTCGGTCGCCGCAGCTGATCCACCGTTGGCCGGTGTCGTCTGTCCATACTCTAGAGATTCGTGTTCACGATGAGGTCGCTCCAGGGCGTGCTCATCATCGTCGGCGTCTTCCAGGCCGTCGTCGGCTTCTTCGGCATATGGAGAGTCTTCATTAGGTTGGTGGTCTTTTTCCTTCTGTAGTCACGCTGTCAATCAAACCTCAAACGTCGTCTCTGTTCCTGCTCCTGTACTAACGATGTCGCTGCGCCGTGGCGACCCGTGCATTTCAGGTTCCTGAGCCCCCTCACGGCGGTCCCCTTCGTCACGCTCACAGGCCTGGGACTCTTCTTCTCCGCGTTCCCCGGGGTGAGCTCGCGGCACAGCGCCACGACAGAGCAGACTCGCCTTCTCTGGACGCCGCAGCTTGCTTGCTAATCACTCTAGTTTCTTGCAACCTCAGGTCACCAAGTGCATCGAAGTGGGTCTCCCCGCCCTTGTCCTCCTGGTGATCTTCGCAGAGGTAACAACAGCCCGGTAGAAGATGACTCCACCGTACGGCTGCTGCAGCAACTGACACCCGCTTTCGCCTTTGCAGTACGCCTCCCACGTGTTCGCTAAGGGGAGCTTCGTGTTCAGCCGGTGCCCCGTGCTGGTGACCGTCGTGATCATCTGGATCTACGCCGAGATCCTGACGGCGGCCGGCGCCTACAACCAGCTGGGAATTACCTGACCAATTACAGATGACTGCATAAGTTGATGGTCGCCGCTCTTGCCAAAACAGGGAGGGAAGCCCCTCATGGCTGGCTCGGACTGGGTCCTTCGTCGAACACCTGTCGTGCAGCCCCCCGCCCCCTCGTTTGGATCACAACGCAGAGCAACGCTCCTCACCGCACCAGTCCGCACCGCCCGACGAGCAACACCACGGAAGACATGACCACCCGCGCGCAGATTGGCCACAGAAATGCGCAGGCCGCCGCCAGAGATTGCTAGATCCGGCAATGCCACCGCCAGCAGACGCCGGGGCCAGGGGTCGCGCCCGCCGCCGCTGTGGCCAGGGGGCGTGTGCCTCGCCCTCGCCGCGACGGGGAGGAGAGCGCACCCGCCGCTCTCACCGCGACAGAGAGGAGAGCGCGCCCGCCGACGCCGGGGCCAGAGGTCACGCCCGCCGCCGCTGTGACCAGGGGCCGCGTCCGCCCCGCCGGGAGGGCCACGTGCCTCGCCCGCGCCGTCGGGTGGGGGCCGCGTCGCGCCCGCTCGCGCCGGTGGGGCAGCGCGCCGCCATCGGGGCTGAGGCCGGGGGCCGCGTCCACGCAGGGGCCGCCCTCTCCGGTGCCATGCAAAGTCGACATCCTCCCCTTGCTCCAGGCGTTGTGGTCTTGGCGCGTAGGGCGCGTCGGTGGAGGGGGCGCTGTGGCCGCGGGCATCGCAGGGACGGGGCAGGGGCAGCGCGGGCACGAGTGCGATGATGGCGGGGCGGCGATGGATAGTGCGATGATGGCGGGGCGGCGATGGATAGTGCGATGATAGCGGGGCGGCGATGGAGGTTTCCTGGGATTGCGCGACCAAGAGCGGAGCAAGGGGAGGATGTCGGAGGTAGAGGCAGGGCAGAACCGTGCGCCACGCTACTGTGGACTCCTACGGTATCTTCttaagagtagtagagattagctAAATTTACTTTTACAGAATCATATATCTAGTCTTGGAGTTGCTCATCTTCTTCAAACTTTTTTTTGGAACCGGAGTAGCCCCTACAGTAAACTATATATTTAAAAACTAATGCGAGTTTTACAAAGTAGacaagaaaaaagaaagaaagaaagaaaaaacatTGTTTATAagaggaaaaagaagaagaaacaaaaaAAGATCAGGAGCAGCTTGCAAATTACACCAGATTTTGTGTCCGTTGCTCCCCGAGTGGAAGTCTGAAAAAAAAACGTCTCAGAATCTCGATGGAAGCACTCGAGGCCGAGCTTGGATCCCGTACGTGGCTTCCCACCGTAGCTTCGTCTCGATGGAATTTTTAGTGGTGAAGAAGGAAGCGCTCGAGGCCGACCTTGGATCCTGTGGCCTTGATGTCGGCCTGCACCTGCTCCCGGAACTCAGCGTAGGTGAAGGGCCTATACCTGCCGGCGCCGCAGGTGATGACGGCATCGTCCCGCGGGAAGGCGAAGTAGCAGAGCGAGAGCCTCTCCGCCGCCTGGCTGGCCGCCACCCGGTGCCGCACGCTGCGGTACGCGTCGCCGCTGATGGCCCGCGCCATGTCGCCCAGGTTGACGAGCAGCGTGCTGGCTCCCGCGGCCGGCGCGACGTCGCGCCACGCGCCGCCGTGGAGCACCTGCAGGCCGCCGGCGCCCTCCTCTTGGTTGATGACGGAGAGCACGGAGCTGTCGGTGTGGGCCTCCATGCCGAGGCGCCCGGGCTCGGGGCACCGCGGGTAGCGGTACACCCGCAGGAACCCGTCGCGCTCCGCGAGGTAGGACGCCGCCTGGGCCGCGCCGAGGCCCAGCGCGGGGGCGAGCGCGTCGAAGAGCGTCCGCGCCACCCGCGTCATGTGCGCGCCGTACTCCGCCCTCGCGAGGCCGAGCAGGTCgccgagcggcggcggcggcacgggcgcgtgctgctgctgctgctgggcctCGCCCAGGGCGACGTGGAAGCCCTCGACCCAGTTGACGTCGCGGACGCGGAGCGAGAGCGCCGGCGTGCCCCAGAAGTAGCCCGGCTGCGCGCGCTTGTCGCGGAACGGCGCCCCGGCCAGCGCGGCCCGCGCCAGCGCGAAGAGGCGCGCGGAGagcgccgcgggcacgccgtggttCGCGAGGCGGAACACGCCGAGCTCCCGGCACGCCGCTGCCAGCGCCTCCCCCGGCGCCTCCAGGTCCACCGTCGGCAGCTCCAGCGCGCCCCCGCGCCGGGCCTCCTGCTCCTGCTCGTGAACGTGGCCTCCGCCCTCGTCGTCCTGCTCCAGGAGAGGGAACGGCGGGTACGACGGGTCCGCCGCCGTCCGCGAGTCCGACCCCGACGCCATCTCCTCGGTCGACGGCGCCTCCCTCCGTCCGCCTCTCTTCTTGGCTCTCTCCTGTGCTCGGTGCTCCTAGGCCGAAGTGCACCTCTGCTTGGATACACGGACAGAGGAAGAGGAGGAGCGGAAGCAGCTGTCAGGTTACTCGTTTGACGATGGAGCAGGGGCTGGTAGATCTGATTCGTCTGCTGATGCATTCTCGGTTTGGCATGCATCACATCAGGCCGGCACTTGTTTGTTCAGAACTGAAACATGCATTTTTTTTTCTGTGGATCAAATGTGCTGACAATGGCAATGAAGTCGTGTGACTATACATAACCAAAACGGCCCGGCCCGTGGTGTAGCCCGACGTCCGGCACGGCGAAGTACGGTTTAGGCCTGGCCTGGCACGACAGTTGCCGTGCCCGTACTAGCCCGCCCCGATGCAAGGTCGGCCCGCGGTGTtggcacgagcacgacccgtGTAAGCTAGCGACACGGCGGCGGCCCGCTAAAAAGGGGAAACTACCCCGTGGCCCTTGCCATGTCGTTTGCGTCGCGCATAACCCTAGCTTCTGTCTTGTGTCTTCTGATCTCTTCTCTCTCGGTCTCTCCGTCTCCTGAGTCGGCGCTCCGCAGAGCTTTCTCGTACGGCCTCGCCTCTGGTGTCGACAGAGCTGTACACCGGCAAGTCGCTATTGCTAGTCTTCGTGTCctgctcctctcctctcctctcttgcTTCGTCCTCTCTATGAACTCTCTACATCTCTCCCtcgctaaccctaaccctaaaactTGATCTGCGCCAAGTTCGCTCCTCTGCCTCTAACGTCTGCTTGGTGGATCCGGTGCTCCGGTGTTGCAGGTAAGTTTTCCTTTGTTTTCCTTTGGTGGATTACTAGTTTTCCTTTGTTGATCTCGGTTTCTCTCTTACTCCTAGTCTTCTTGTTCTTGATCTTGTGCTTCGATTCGTTGAGGTGTGCACcgtgtgtgtgtgtgcgcgcCGCGCGCCGTGAGGAGCCACAGAAGCCGACCGAGGCGGTGGCCATGTCCACGGACTCGGCTGATGACGAGCTCAGTCTCGATGCGGTGGTCGAGGAGCGGCGGCTTGAAGCACAAAACGAGGCAGACGATGCACAATGCCTCCTCCTTGGTACCACCTCAGCTGGTGCCATCGATCTGGACGGCGCCGGTGCACAAACGGGGATGGGGAACAGACACGCACACGAGCTCCACAAGCCCGACGACCGACGCGAGCACTTCTGTCCCTATGCCTGATAAACGTTCTAGAAGGAGAGGTCCGACCTCCAAGGTATGGCTGCACTTTGAGGAGGTAACTACGATGCAAAATGGTAAGGAGGTAAGAGTATCTGCCATTTGTCTCACTGCAAGAATAGCATGTCTGCTAAATCTTCATCTGGAACTGGCCATTTGATCCGACACTTGGATGTTTGCCCTGCTAAGAAAGAAAAGGATAGATCTGGAAGAACTCAGTCTTTGCTTAATGAGAGCACctatagggggggtgaataggtgatcctgtaaaacttaaacttatagccacaaaaacttggttaatcgttagcacaataattgccaagtggctagagaggagtcaaaacacaataaccacaagaaatcaatcacagagatgacacggtggttatcccgtggttcggccaagtataaaacttgcctactccacgttgtggcgtcccaacggacgagagttgcactcaactcctctcaagtgatccaatgatcaacttgaataccacggtgttcttctttactttgatcttttcccgtttgcgaggaatctccacaacttggagtctctcgcccttacaattgaatttcacaaagaagcacggagtaagagagggaagcaacacacacaaatccacagcaaaatgcgcacacacacggccaagaatcgagctcaaaagactatctcaacgttctcactagaacagagctcgaatcacttagaatgacaaacgaatgcgcaaagactgagtgtggatgatcaagaatgctctaaggttgcttg from Zea mays cultivar B73 chromosome 6, Zm-B73-REFERENCE-NAM-5.0, whole genome shotgun sequence harbors:
- the LOC103629410 gene encoding nucleobase-ascorbate transporter LPE1-like, which produces MLLQVHFGTRLPAVMSGSYTYIYPVVAIILSQRYALLIDPLERFVFTMRSLQGVLIIVGVFQAVVGFFGIWRVFIRFLSPLTAVPFVTLTGLGLFFSAFPGVTKCIEVGLPALVLLVIFAEYASHVFAKGSFVFSRCPVLVTVVIIWIYAEILTAAGAYNQLGIT
- the LOC100273040 gene encoding gibberellin 2-beta-dioxygenase 6 translates to MASGSDSRTAADPSYPPFPLLEQDDEGGGHVHEQEQEARRGGALELPTVDLEAPGEALAAACRELGVFRLANHGVPAALSARLFALARAALAGAPFRDKRAQPGYFWGTPALSLRVRDVNWVEGFHVALGEAQQQQQHAPVPPPPLGDLLGLARAEYGAHMTRVARTLFDALAPALGLGAAQAASYLAERDGFLRVYRYPRCPEPGRLGMEAHTDSSVLSVINQEEGAGGLQVLHGGAWRDVAPAAGASTLLVNLGDMARAISGDAYRSVRHRVAASQAAERLSLCYFAFPRDDAVITCGAGRYRPFTYAEFREQVQADIKATGSKVGLERFLLHH